One Streptomyces umbrinus genomic window, CCTGTTCACCACGGCGTTCATCGTGCTGTTCGTGCTCACCGGGCTCGGCAACGGCTCCACGTACAAGATGATCCCCGGCATCTTCCAGGCCAAGGCCACCGCCCTGGGGCTCACCGGTGAGGAAGCCGCGTCCTACGGGCGGCGGCTGTCCGGTGCCTCGATGGGGCTCATCGGGGCTGTGGGCGCGGTCGGCGGTCTCGGCATCAATCTCGCCTTCCGGCAGTCGTTCCTGAGCGTGGGGTCGGGCACCGGAGCCTTCGTCGGCTTCCTCGCCTTCTACGCGGTCTGCTTCGGGGTCACCTGGGCCGTATACCTTCGCCGCCCGGCGGGCGGCGCGTCCCCGGCGGTGACCGCTTCCGAGGCGAAGCCGCAGCTCAGCTACGCGGAAGTGTGACGTAACACGGATGACATCAAGCGGAACCGAGCCTGTCACGCATGATTGACAGGCTCGGTCATCCGCCATGATGCGGGCAAATAGGGCGTGCAGCGGACGCCCCGGAGCAGGAGGTGCCGGCCCTGGGACCGGGCGCCCCACCACGGAGGCTCCACGCGGGACGCCCCAACCCAGCGGGTGACGCAGGACGAACACCACTCGAGCGGGACGAGAGCCATGTACGAAGAGCAGCGACCGGAGCAACGCCCCGAGCGACGAACCGAGCAGAGCCCCGAGCGACGAACCGAGCAGAGCCCGGAGCAGCGACCCGGGCAAGCGAGCGGGCCACGAACCGGCCGGCCGGACCACGGCCCCCTCGCCGGGTTCACCGTCGGTGTGACCGCCGCCCGCCGTGCCGACGAACTCGGAGCCCTGCTCCAGCGGCGCGGCGCCGCCGTCATGCACGCGCCCGCCCTGCGTATCGTGCCCCTCTCCGACGACAGCGAGCTGCTCGCGGCGACCAAGCAACTGCTCCACGAGGCCCCGGACATCGTGGTCGCGACCACCGCGATCGGGTTCCGCGGGTGGGTCGAGGCCGCCGACGGGTGGGGGCTGGGCGAGGACCTGCTCGAAACGCTCCGCGGAGTCGAGCTGCTCGCCCGCGGACCGAAGGTGAAGGGCTCGATACGGGCCCAGGGGCTGACCGAGGAGTGGTCCCCGTCCTCCGAATCCATGGCCGAGGTGCTCGACCGGCTGCTGGAGGAGGGAGTCGAAGGGCGCCGGATCGCCGTCCAGTTGCACGGTGAGCCGCTGCCCGGGTTCGTCGAGTCGCTGCGGGCCGCGGGCGCGGACGTCGTCGGCGTCCCCGTGTACCGGTGGATGCCGCCGGAGGACATCGCGCCCGTCGACCGGCTGCTCGACGCCACGGTCACCCGCGGTGTGGACGCGCTGACCTTCACCAGCGCCCCGGCCGCCGCCTCGCTCCTTGGCCGCGCCGAGGACCGCGGGCTGCTGCCCGAGCTGCTCGCCGCCCTCAACCATGACGTGCTGCCCGCCTGCGTCGGCCCGGTCACCGCGCTGCCGCTGCAGGCCAGGGGCATCGACACGGTCCAGCCGGAGCGTTTCCGGCTCGGCCCCCTCGTGCAGGTGCTGTGTCAGGAACTGCCGTCCCGGGCGCGAACGTTGCCGATCGCCGGTCACCGGGTGGAGATCCGGGGGCACGCCGTGCTGGTGGACGACACACTGCGGCCCGTGCCGCCCGCCGGAATGTCGCTGCTGCGCGCGCTGACCCGGCGCCCCGGCTGGGTGGTGGCCCGCGCCGAGCTGCTGCGGGCCCTGCCCGGCGCCGGCAAGGACGAGCACGCCGTGGAGACCGCGATGGCCCGGCTGCGTACGGCGCTGGGGGCGCCCAAGCTCATCCAGACCGTCGTCAAGCGCGGCTACCGGCTGGCGCTCGACCCGGTGGCCGACTCCAAGTACGGCGACGACTGACGGCCGCTCCGGCCGTGGCGCCCGTACAGCACCAGAGCCTGTGCCAGCAGGCCGAACGCGAGGATGTGCAGTACGGCGCGTACGACGTTCCAGGCCACCCACGGGTCCTCGAACTTCTCGCGCACCGCGGCCGGATCGGTCATCGTGGCCGGATTTCCGGCGTCCATGATCTCGTTGTTCAGCGGGATGTTGAAGACGACGGTGACCAGGAACGCGAGCGCGTAGGCGACGAGTGCCGCGAACACCCACACCCGGATCCGTGGCGAGCCGCGCAACTGCCAGGCCGAGAAGGCCGTCAGCAGCAGCGCGCCGTTGAAGCTCAGGAGGAACACCGGGTTCTGGATGACGTCGTTGATGTTCTGGATGACCTCGATGTAGACGCGGTCGTCGCTACGGGCCAGCGCCGGCATCACGTTGTTCGCGTACGCGTAGAACAGTCCGGCGACCAGACCCGTGACGACCGTGGCCGCGACCAGTACACCCCCGGCGGTAGAACGCCGCCCCTTGTTGCTCTCTGTGGTGGTTGCCATGCCTATGAGTCAACCGGCAGGTCCCGGCGGACGACATGCTTCGGACGCGCGCCCGCATAAGCGGACGTCCAGCCGGGGAGGGCCGGGCGGCGCGAGGGAGGGTACGGCCCGGCGCGGGGCTTCCCGCCGCGCGCGGGGGAAGGCACTGTAGGGAGTACGGACCACGCACGGCCCTCTCCCGTACCCCCACTCACGACCACTCACCGACCCCGCATGGCG contains:
- a CDS encoding anthrone oxygenase family protein, whose product is MATTTESNKGRRSTAGGVLVAATVVTGLVAGLFYAYANNVMPALARSDDRVYIEVIQNINDVIQNPVFLLSFNGALLLTAFSAWQLRGSPRIRVWVFAALVAYALAFLVTVVFNIPLNNEIMDAGNPATMTDPAAVREKFEDPWVAWNVVRAVLHILAFGLLAQALVLYGRHGRSGRQSSPYLESATGSSASR
- a CDS encoding uroporphyrinogen-III synthase; the encoded protein is MYEEQRPEQRPERRTEQSPERRTEQSPEQRPGQASGPRTGRPDHGPLAGFTVGVTAARRADELGALLQRRGAAVMHAPALRIVPLSDDSELLAATKQLLHEAPDIVVATTAIGFRGWVEAADGWGLGEDLLETLRGVELLARGPKVKGSIRAQGLTEEWSPSSESMAEVLDRLLEEGVEGRRIAVQLHGEPLPGFVESLRAAGADVVGVPVYRWMPPEDIAPVDRLLDATVTRGVDALTFTSAPAAASLLGRAEDRGLLPELLAALNHDVLPACVGPVTALPLQARGIDTVQPERFRLGPLVQVLCQELPSRARTLPIAGHRVEIRGHAVLVDDTLRPVPPAGMSLLRALTRRPGWVVARAELLRALPGAGKDEHAVETAMARLRTALGAPKLIQTVVKRGYRLALDPVADSKYGDD